Proteins from a single region of Rhea pennata isolate bPtePen1 chromosome 4, bPtePen1.pri, whole genome shotgun sequence:
- the PPAT gene encoding amidophosphoribosyltransferase has protein sequence MELEELGIREECGVFGCIASGVWPTELDVPHVITLGLVGLQHRGQESAGIVTSDGESSQAFKVHKGMGLINHVFNADSLKKLYVSNLGIGHTRYSTSGISELQNCQPFVVETLHGKIAVAHNGELTNAVRLRRKLMRHGVGLSTSSDSELITQLLAFTPPLENDDTADWVARIKNLMNETPTSYSLLIMHKDIIYAVRDPYGNRPLCIGRLIPVGDMNGKGKDNSETEGWVVSSESCSFLSIGAEYYREVLPGEIVKISRYEVQTLDVVPRPEGDPSAFCIFEYVYFARPDSIFEGQMVYSVRRRCGQQLAIEAPVEADLVSTVPESATPAALGYAQKCGLPYVEVLCKNRYVGRTFIQPNMRLRQLGVAKKFGVLSDNFKGKRVVIIDDSIVRGNTISPIIKLLRESGAKEVHIRVASPPIRFPCYMGINIPTKEELIANRPEFHDLANYIGADSVVYLSVEGLVSSVQESIKARKESENSLKTQKSRAGKIGHCTACLTGEYPVELEW, from the exons GGGCCAAGAGAGTGCTGGAATTGTGACAAGTGATGGAGAGTCATCCCAGGCGTTCAAAGTACATAag GGAATGGGTCTTATTAATCACGTGTTCAATGCAGACAGCCTGAAGAAGCTGTATGTTTCAAACCTTGGGATTGGCCACACAAGGTACTCCACCTCAGGAATTTCTGAGCTGCAGAACTGCCAGCCTTTTGTTGTAGAAACTCTTCATGGGAAGATTGCTGTGGCACACAATGGTGAACTAACAAATGCCGTACGACTTAGAAGAAAG cttATGAGGCATGGTGTAGGACTGTCAACCAGTTCTGACAGTGAACTGATCACCCAGCTGCTGGCTTTCACACCTCCTTTAGAAAATGATGACACTGCAGACTGGGTAGCAAG aataaaaaatttGATGAATGAAACTCCAACTTCATATTCATTGCTAATAATGCATAAAGACATAATCTATGCAGTACGTGATCCGTATGGAAATCGTCCACTCTGCATTGGTCGCCTTATTCCAGTAGGGGATATGAATGGAAAAg gaaaagataACAGTGAAACAGAAGGCTGGGTAGTCTCCTCTGAATCCTGTAGCTTTTTATCTATCGGTGCAGA GTACTATCGTGAGGTCCTTCCTGGTGAGATTGTGAAAATATCCAGGTATGAGGTCCAAACACTAGATGTTGTACCAAGACCTGAGGGAGATCCATCAGCATTCTGCATCTTTGAATATGTTTATTTTGCAAGACCAGACAGTATCTTTGAAG GTCAGATGGTGTATTCAGTCAGGAGAAGATGTGGTCAACAACTTGCTATTGAAGCACCTGTGGAAGCAGACCTGGTCAGCACTGTTCCGGAGTCTGCAACCCCAGCAGCTCTTGGTTACGCTCAAAAG TGTGGACTACCGTATGTTGAAGTACTCTGTAAAAATCGGTATGTAGGAAGAACTTTTATCCAGCCAAATATGAGGTTAAGGCAGCTTGGCGTTGCAAAAAAGTTTGGAGTTCTGTCTGACAATTTTAAAGGCAAGCGAGTGGTTATCATTGATGATTCAATTGTGAGAGGCAATACCATTTCACCCATAATAAAGCTACTAAGGGAATCTGGAGCTAAAGAG GTGCATATCCGTGTGGCTTCACCTCCCATAAGATTTCCTTGTTACATGGGAATAAATATTCCAACGAAAGAAGAACTCATTGCTAACAGACCTGAATTTCATGACCTTGCAAACTATATAG GAGCAGACAGTGTTGTTTATCTTTCTGTGGAAGGGCTGGTATCATCAGTGCAAGAAAGCATCAAAGCAAGGAAAGAGAGTGAGAACAGCCTTAAAACACAGAAGTCACGTGCTGGAAAGATTGGTCATTGCACAGCATGTCTTACTGGAGAGTATCCTGTAGAGCTGGAATGGTGA